The following are encoded together in the bacterium genome:
- a CDS encoding DUF6789 family protein has protein sequence MDGKNFGRAMLAGLVATIIMSIVQAMAPMMGLPRMDIAAMVGSMLGGSLVVGWIVHLMMGTILWAAVYAYIVEPSLGGAPWVRGLTYGFLLAIFVLIIGFPVVGAMFPSFTPKPGFLGMGLGGAMGTMGVIIGHLVYGLVLGAIYGQPAAEHQSAVGAHAQRS, from the coding sequence ATGGACGGGAAGAATTTTGGCCGGGCCATGCTGGCCGGCCTGGTCGCCACAATCATCATGTCGATCGTCCAGGCCATGGCCCCAATGATGGGGCTTCCGCGGATGGACATCGCGGCGATGGTGGGTTCGATGCTTGGAGGGAGCCTGGTGGTCGGCTGGATCGTCCACCTAATGATGGGGACCATCCTGTGGGCGGCCGTCTACGCATATATCGTCGAGCCCTCGTTGGGCGGCGCACCGTGGGTGCGAGGGCTCACCTACGGGTTCCTCCTTGCCATCTTCGTCTTGATCATTGGGTTCCCCGTGGTCGGCGCTATGTTCCCCTCGTTCACCCCGAAGCCGGGATTCCTGGGCATGGGGTTGGGTGGGGCGATGGGAACCATGGGCGTGATCATCGGCCACCTCGTGTATGGTCTGGTGCTCGGCGCGATCTACGGGCAGCCGGCTGCAGAACACCAATCCGCGGTTGGCGCGCACGCCCAGCGGTCCTGA
- a CDS encoding FAD-dependent oxidoreductase produces the protein MTSKTRGSAGDQSAFPVDIRLRAIPTRIERLTGGTLVVHATIAGHEERFEADRLLIATGRRPHGLSALGLETAGIVGDPTHGIQVDETLRTTAPNIWAIGDVMGRLQYTHFSTYTAGLAVQNALGGAGARYDTRRIPGAVYTDPEVASVGLTAESAQAQGHRVKVGKQPMGAVNRARAMGEAAGFIKVVVDADTDTLLGMHVLAHMAADLLPQGVLAMHPGSIDPLRASVYTHPTLSEGVKAAVGNLS, from the coding sequence GTGACTTCAAAGACGAGAGGATCGGCTGGTGATCAATCGGCGTTCCCGGTCGACATCCGCCTGCGGGCGATTCCGACCCGGATAGAACGGCTCACCGGTGGCACGCTGGTCGTTCATGCCACCATCGCCGGCCACGAAGAGCGCTTCGAGGCAGACCGCCTCCTAATAGCGACGGGGAGGCGGCCCCACGGACTCTCGGCGCTAGGGCTGGAGACCGCGGGCATCGTAGGCGATCCGACCCACGGGATCCAGGTGGATGAGACGCTTCGGACGACAGCGCCGAACATCTGGGCCATCGGTGACGTCATGGGACGTCTCCAGTACACGCACTTCTCCACCTATACAGCAGGTCTGGCTGTGCAAAACGCCCTCGGCGGCGCAGGGGCTCGGTACGACACACGCCGGATTCCGGGCGCGGTGTACACTGATCCTGAGGTGGCGAGTGTTGGTCTCACGGCCGAAAGTGCTCAGGCTCAAGGACACCGTGTCAAGGTTGGCAAGCAACCGATGGGAGCGGTCAACAGGGCCCGGGCGATGGGAGAGGCCGCGGGGTTCATCAAAGTCGTGGTGGATGCGGACACCGACACACTCCTGGGCATGCATGTGCTGGCTCACATGGCAGCCGACCTGCTTCCCCAGGGGGTCCTGGCGATGCATCCCGGTTCTATCGATCCGCTGCGCGCCTCTGTGTATACGCATCCTACCCTCTCGGAGGGGGTCAAAGCTGCTGTAGGGAACCTGAGCTGA